One Spea bombifrons isolate aSpeBom1 chromosome 1, aSpeBom1.2.pri, whole genome shotgun sequence DNA window includes the following coding sequences:
- the HERC3 gene encoding probable E3 ubiquitin-protein ligase HERC3 isoform X2, translating to MLCCGQSDFGQLGIIDSSTDVLELCMSTFSHANLIKEVACGLKHSVFLLEDGRVYSSGHNGMGQLGQDHGKPEPGHVTALADEHIIHVACGQSHSLALTNQGQLFSWGAGTEGQLGHSTTDASIPVPRLIKKLSQQKIQQVSCGNHHCLALADDGQLYTWGQNNHGQLGLGSGFGSQSSPQRVKSLEGIPLAQVVAGGYHSFTLSLSGAVFGWGKNSEGQLGLNDEKVRESPCLVKPLRTHKVVYISCGEGHTAILTKTGGLFTFGAGSYGQLGHDSLHNEINPRRVLELMGSEVSQIACGRHHTLAFVPSSGIIYAFGCGELGQLGTGLTCNVNCPTVVKGKWAAHRGQIPTQDDPTTYNIIKRIFSGWNKTFVLSSEVKNAQPADDFRSCNNRNYPSQINEETVDVWRQKLLDNSNSNTINCLVQTLSSSSCWNGSFLEKRNDEHFKTSPKIPGIDMSSIKVLFEKLMSAHHSRLLEQIVKGFESFLIPQLSSSPPDVEAMRIYLILPEFPLLQDSKYYITLTLPLAMAILRLDTNPSKVLDNWWSRVCPDYFFKLVDLYKGTVVYLLNGKKTLLIPMLFTSYITAALRLLEKLHKVNVNARHVEHEKFYIPEISTLVDIQEDYLTWFLNQAGLKVRPSIMQDSVTLCSYPFVFDAQAKTKMLQTDAELQMQIAIHGANLQNMFMLLTLEPTLAKNPFLVLHVRRSCLVADALRELSIYSDIDLKKPLKVIFDGEEAVDVGGVTKEFFLLLLKELLNPIYGMFTVFKESNLLWFSDICFVEHNWFHLIGVMCGLAIYNFTVVDLHFPLVLYKKLLNVPATLEDLKELSPTEGRSLQELLDYPGEDVEDTFCLNFTICRESYGLTETKPLVPGGDQMTVRKDNRKEFVDAYVNYVFNLSVQEWYEAFSTGFLKVCGSKVLELFQPSELRAMVVGSSDYNWQELEESASYKGEYSAMHPTVRMFWETFHALPLEKKKKFLLFLTGSDRIPIYGMSSLRIIIQSVPSGEDHLPVAHTCYNLLGLPKYTNVETLRIKLNQAIDHYEGFSLE from the exons ATGTTATGTTGTGGACAGTCTGATTTTGGTCAACTTGGAATAATTGATAGTTCAACAGATGTGCTAGAACTTTGCATGTCTACATTCTCCCATGCAAATCTTATCAAAGAGGTGGCCTGCGGACTGAAACATTCAGTATTCCTGTTGGAAGATGGGCGGGTGTACAGTTCTGGCCACAATGGTATGGGCCAGTTGGGACAGGACCATGGCAAACCAGAACCAg GTCATGTGACCGCTCTGGCAGATGAACATATAATTCATGTTGCTTGTGGGCAATCTCATAGTTTGGCGCTCACCAACCAGGGTCAACTCTTTTCCTGGGGAGCAGGCACCGAAGGACAACTGGGTCACTCCACCACAGACGCTTCCATTCCAGTACCAAG GTTAATCAAGAAGTTGAGTCAGCAGAAAATTCAGCAGGTCTCCTGTGGTAACCATCATTGCTTGGCTCTTGCGGATG ATGGCCAGCTATATACATGGGGACAGAATAACCACGGGCAGCTGGGTTTGGGCAGCGGATTTGGCTCTCAGTCAAGCCCACAACGAGTGAAGTCCCTGGAGGGAATCCCCCTGGCTCAAGTCGTTGCTGGTGGCTATCACAGCTTTACACTGTCACTTTCTGGTGCTGTTTTTGGATGGGGAAAGAACAGCGAGGGGCAGCTTGGTCTAAATGATGAGAAAG TCAGGGAGTCTCCTTGTCTCGTGAAACCATTGAGAACCCATAAGGTTGTGTATATCAGTTGTGGGGAAGGACACACTGCCATCCTCACAAAG ACTGGTGGTCTGTTCACATTTGGAGCAGGGAGTTATGGGCAGCTTGGACATGACAGTCTTCATAATGAAATAAATCCCAGAAGGGTCCTGGAACTGATGGGAAGTGAGGTGTCTCAGATTGCATGCGGCAG GCATCACACCCTTGCTTTTGTGCCTTCTTCAGGAATCATCTATGCATTTGGTTGTGGAGAGCTGGGCCAGCTGGGCACCGGGCTAACATGCAATGTAAATTGTCCCACTGTAGTCAAAGGGAAGTGGGCTGCACACCGTGGTCAGATACCAACTCAGGATG ATCCCACCACATATAACATCATCAAGCGCATCTTCTCTGGATGGAATAAAACCTTTGTGCTTTCTTCAGAGGTGAAG AACGCTCAACCTGCAGATGATTTTCGTTCCTGCAACAACAGGAATTACCCCAGTCAGATAAATGAGGAAACAGTTGATGTCTGGAGACAGAAGCTACTGGATAATAGTAACTCCAATACTATTAA ttgCCTTGTCCAAACTTTGTCATCCTCTTCCTGCTGGAATGGGAGCTTCCtggaaaaaag GAATgatgaacattttaaaacaagccCAAAGATTCCTGGTATTGACATGAGCTCCATCAAAGTGCTGTTTGAGAAGCTGATGAGCGCCCATCATTCCAGACTGCTAGAGCAG ATTGTGAAAGGGTTTGAGAGCTTTCTAATACCACAACTATCCAGCTCTCCTCCTGATGTGGAAGCAATGAGAATCTACCTCATCCTTCCAGAATTCCCTTTGCTTCAGGACTCCAAATACTATATCACACTAACACTTCCATTAGCCATGGCAATCCTACGACTAGACACCAATCCAAGCAAAGTTTTGG ATAACTGGTGGTCTCGGGTTTGCCCCGATTACTTCTTCAAGTTAGTAGACCTATATAAAGGCACAGTGGTTTATCTGCTAAATGGAAAGAAGACCTTACTGATCCCTATGTTGTTCACAAGCTATATCACTGCTGCTCTCAGACTTCTAGAGAAGCTGCACAAG GTCAACGTAAATGCTCGACATGTAGAACATGAGAAATTCTACATCCCTGAAATCTCCACTTTAGTGGATATTCAAGAAGATTACCTTACGTGGTTCTTAAACCAAGCGGGATTG AAAGTTCGTCCCTCTATCATGCAG GattctgttactctctgttctTACCCATTTGTGTTTGATGCCCAAGCTAAGACCAAAATGCTACAGACAGATGCAGAGTTGCAGATGCAG ATAGCCATTCATGGAGCTAACCTGCAGAATATGTTTATGCTGCTGACCTTGGAGCCAACGCTGGCCAAAAACCCCTTCCTGGTGCTGCACGTGCGCAGGTCCTGCCTGGTGGCTGATGCGTTGCGAGAGCTCAGTATATACTCTGATATAGACTTAAAGAAACCTTTGAAG GTGATATTTGATGGAGAAGAGGCTGTGGATGTTGGAGGTGTCACTAAAGAATTCTTCCTGTTGCTCCTCAAAGAACTCCTGAATCCCATCTACGGGATGTTCACTGTCTTCAAAGAATCCAACCTGCTCTGGTTTTCAGACATA TGTTTTGTGGAGCACAACTGGTTCCATCTCATCGGTGTGATGTGTGGGTTAGCAATCTATAACTTCACAGTAGTGGACCTGCACTTCCCCTTGGTGCTGTATAAGAAGTTACTCAATGTCCCGGCAACTTTAGAGGATCTTAAGGAGCTGTCACCCACTGAAGGAAG GAGCCTTCAAGAACTCTTGGACTACCCTGGAGAAGATGTGGAAGACACTTTCTGCCTAAATTTTACA ATTTGTAGAGAGAGCTATGGACTGACAGAAACGAAACCTTTAGTCCCTGGAGGAGACCAGATGACTGTGAGAAAAGACAACAG gaAGGAGTTTGTAGATGCCTACGTGAACTATGTGTTTAACCTGTCCGTGCAGGAATGGTATGAGGCATTTTCAACAGGCTTCCTGAAAGTATGCGGGAGTAAAGTGCTGGAGCTTTTCCAGCCGTCGGAACTGAGGGCCATGGTGGTTGGGAGCAGTGACTACAACTGGCAGGAGCTGGAGGAG AGCGCGAGCTACAAAGGAGAATACTCAGCTATGCACCCTACAGTGAGAATGTTTTGGGAGACCTTTCACGCATTACCTttggagaagaaaaagaagttTCTGT tATTTCTAACTGGCAGCGATCGTATTCCTATTTACGGAATGTCAAGCCTCCGAATAATCATCCAGTCGGTGCCCAGCGGGGAGGATCATCTACCGGTGGCTCATACATGCTACAATCTTTTGGGCCTGCCCAAGTACACAAACGTAGAAACTCTCCGGATCAAACTAAACCAAGCAATCGATCACTACGAGGGCTTCAGTTTGGAGtga
- the HERC3 gene encoding probable E3 ubiquitin-protein ligase HERC3 isoform X1 — protein sequence MLCCGQSDFGQLGIIDSSTDVLELCMSTFSHANLIKEVACGLKHSVFLLEDGRVYSSGHNGMGQLGQDHGKPEPGHVTALADEHIIHVACGQSHSLALTNQGQLFSWGAGTEGQLGHSTTDASIPVPRLIKKLSQQKIQQVSCGNHHCLALADDGQLYTWGQNNHGQLGLGSGFGSQSSPQRVKSLEGIPLAQVVAGGYHSFTLSLSGAVFGWGKNSEGQLGLNDEKVRESPCLVKPLRTHKVVYISCGEGHTAILTKTGGLFTFGAGSYGQLGHDSLHNEINPRRVLELMGSEVSQIACGRHHTLAFVPSSGIIYAFGCGELGQLGTGLTCNVNCPTVVKGKWAAHRGQIPTQDGIHRTPGLFAALDEWRCVALMLAFAA from the exons ATGTTATGTTGTGGACAGTCTGATTTTGGTCAACTTGGAATAATTGATAGTTCAACAGATGTGCTAGAACTTTGCATGTCTACATTCTCCCATGCAAATCTTATCAAAGAGGTGGCCTGCGGACTGAAACATTCAGTATTCCTGTTGGAAGATGGGCGGGTGTACAGTTCTGGCCACAATGGTATGGGCCAGTTGGGACAGGACCATGGCAAACCAGAACCAg GTCATGTGACCGCTCTGGCAGATGAACATATAATTCATGTTGCTTGTGGGCAATCTCATAGTTTGGCGCTCACCAACCAGGGTCAACTCTTTTCCTGGGGAGCAGGCACCGAAGGACAACTGGGTCACTCCACCACAGACGCTTCCATTCCAGTACCAAG GTTAATCAAGAAGTTGAGTCAGCAGAAAATTCAGCAGGTCTCCTGTGGTAACCATCATTGCTTGGCTCTTGCGGATG ATGGCCAGCTATATACATGGGGACAGAATAACCACGGGCAGCTGGGTTTGGGCAGCGGATTTGGCTCTCAGTCAAGCCCACAACGAGTGAAGTCCCTGGAGGGAATCCCCCTGGCTCAAGTCGTTGCTGGTGGCTATCACAGCTTTACACTGTCACTTTCTGGTGCTGTTTTTGGATGGGGAAAGAACAGCGAGGGGCAGCTTGGTCTAAATGATGAGAAAG TCAGGGAGTCTCCTTGTCTCGTGAAACCATTGAGAACCCATAAGGTTGTGTATATCAGTTGTGGGGAAGGACACACTGCCATCCTCACAAAG ACTGGTGGTCTGTTCACATTTGGAGCAGGGAGTTATGGGCAGCTTGGACATGACAGTCTTCATAATGAAATAAATCCCAGAAGGGTCCTGGAACTGATGGGAAGTGAGGTGTCTCAGATTGCATGCGGCAG GCATCACACCCTTGCTTTTGTGCCTTCTTCAGGAATCATCTATGCATTTGGTTGTGGAGAGCTGGGCCAGCTGGGCACCGGGCTAACATGCAATGTAAATTGTCCCACTGTAGTCAAAGGGAAGTGGGCTGCACACCGTGGTCAGATACCAACTCAGGATG GGATACACAGAACTCCTGGCCTATTCGCAGCCCTTGATGAATGGAGATGTGTAGCCCTGATGTTGGCATTTGCTGCTTAA